One Rosa chinensis cultivar Old Blush chromosome 5, RchiOBHm-V2, whole genome shotgun sequence genomic region harbors:
- the LOC112163800 gene encoding uncharacterized protein LOC112163800: MEEVKLICLDERWVSIAIDNRDDLGDVGSLHFKFLEQVLPHCSKDQLVHIEKSTKGKDLSPITDKLWKKFFERDFGVKATDEVIEKMKIKKVSFKWSELYHAKLKRMEEAEKEAGERLKNLYQKESARKRSRQVRVLDKVPPSSSSNKRSGSNAGSKLMKKVRKEYLNCLEVKNLEAVKMKRTAQCSGLIKKPRTTLQATNVF, translated from the coding sequence ATGGAAGAGGTAAAGTTGATATGTCTTGATGAGCGTTGGGTCTCCATTGCAATAGACAATCGAGACGATCTTGGGGATGTTGGGTCCCTCCACTTCAAGTTTCTGGAGCAGGTCTTACCACACTGCTCCAAAGACCAGTTGGTTCACATCGAGAAGAGCACCAAAGGTAAAGATCTGAGTCCCATCACCGATAAGCTGTGGAAGAAGTTCTTCGAGAGAGATTTCGGTGTTAAAGCCACAGATGAGGTGATCGAGAAGATGAAGATCAAGAAAGTGAGTTTCAAATGGTCGGAATTGTACCACGCCAAGTTGAAGAGAATGGAAGAGGCTGAGAAAGAAGCGGGTGAAAGGTTGAAGAATCTGTATCAGAAAGAAAGCGCCCGGAAACGAAGCCGGCAAGTTAGGGTTTTGGATAAGGTTccaccttcttcttcaagcAATAAAAGAAGTGGATCCAACGCAGGGAGCAAACTGATgaagaaagtgaggaaagagtaTCTGAATtgtttggaggtgaaaaatCTTGAAGCTGTGAAGATGAAGAGAACTGCCCAGTGTTCTGGTCTCATCAAAAAGCCAAGAACGACTCTTCAAGCTACTAACGTCTTTTGA